Proteins encoded together in one Apus apus isolate bApuApu2 chromosome Z, bApuApu2.pri.cur, whole genome shotgun sequence window:
- the TNFAIP8 gene encoding tumor necrosis factor alpha-induced protein 8 isoform X2, with protein MMATDVFNSKSLAIQAQKKILGKMVSKSIATTLIDDTSSDVLDELYRVTKEYTQNKKEAEKIIKNLIKIVLKLAILYRNNQFNQDEIALMEKFKKKVHQLAKTVVSFHQVDYTFDRNFLSKLLNDCRELLHEIIQRHLTAKSHGRVNNVFDHFSDCEFLAALYNPFGPYKLHLQKLCDGVNKMLDEGNI; from the exons ATGA tgGCCACAGATGTCTTCAACTCCAAAAGTCTGGCTATTCAGGCCCAGAAGAAGATCCTTGGAAAAATGGTGTCCAAATCAATAGCAACTACTTTGATCGATGATACAAGCAGTGATGTTTTAGATGAGCTCTACAGAGTGACAAAGGaatatacacaaaataaaaaggaagcagagaaaataataaaaaacctcaTTAAAATAGTCCTCAAATTGGCAATTCTCTACAGGAACAACCAATTTAATCAGGATGAAATAGCATTGATGGAGAAGTTCAAGAAGAAGGTTCATCAGCTGGCTAAGACCGTGGTCAGTTTCCATCAAGTGGATTATACCTTTGACAGGAATTTTTTGTCCAAACTGTTAAATGATTGTAGAGAGCTTCTTCATGAAATCATTCAGCGTCACCTAACTGCAAAGTCACATGGACGTGTCAACAATGTGTTTGATCACTTCTCTGATTGTGAATTTTTGGCTGCCTTGTATAATCCCTTTGGACCTTATAAACTCCATTTGCAGAAACTTTGTGATGGTGTCAACAAAATGCTAGATGAGGGGAACATATAA
- the TNFAIP8 gene encoding tumor necrosis factor alpha-induced protein 8 isoform X3: MATDVFNSKSLAIQAQKKILGKMVSKSIATTLIDDTSSDVLDELYRVTKEYTQNKKEAEKIIKNLIKIVLKLAILYRNNQFNQDEIALMEKFKKKVHQLAKTVVSFHQVDYTFDRNFLSKLLNDCRELLHEIIQRHLTAKSHGRVNNVFDHFSDCEFLAALYNPFGPYKLHLQKLCDGVNKMLDEGNI, translated from the coding sequence tgGCCACAGATGTCTTCAACTCCAAAAGTCTGGCTATTCAGGCCCAGAAGAAGATCCTTGGAAAAATGGTGTCCAAATCAATAGCAACTACTTTGATCGATGATACAAGCAGTGATGTTTTAGATGAGCTCTACAGAGTGACAAAGGaatatacacaaaataaaaaggaagcagagaaaataataaaaaacctcaTTAAAATAGTCCTCAAATTGGCAATTCTCTACAGGAACAACCAATTTAATCAGGATGAAATAGCATTGATGGAGAAGTTCAAGAAGAAGGTTCATCAGCTGGCTAAGACCGTGGTCAGTTTCCATCAAGTGGATTATACCTTTGACAGGAATTTTTTGTCCAAACTGTTAAATGATTGTAGAGAGCTTCTTCATGAAATCATTCAGCGTCACCTAACTGCAAAGTCACATGGACGTGTCAACAATGTGTTTGATCACTTCTCTGATTGTGAATTTTTGGCTGCCTTGTATAATCCCTTTGGACCTTATAAACTCCATTTGCAGAAACTTTGTGATGGTGTCAACAAAATGCTAGATGAGGGGAACATATAA
- the TNFAIP8 gene encoding tumor necrosis factor alpha-induced protein 8 isoform X1: MSSEADEPKEVATDVFNSKSLAIQAQKKILGKMVSKSIATTLIDDTSSDVLDELYRVTKEYTQNKKEAEKIIKNLIKIVLKLAILYRNNQFNQDEIALMEKFKKKVHQLAKTVVSFHQVDYTFDRNFLSKLLNDCRELLHEIIQRHLTAKSHGRVNNVFDHFSDCEFLAALYNPFGPYKLHLQKLCDGVNKMLDEGNI, translated from the coding sequence tgGCCACAGATGTCTTCAACTCCAAAAGTCTGGCTATTCAGGCCCAGAAGAAGATCCTTGGAAAAATGGTGTCCAAATCAATAGCAACTACTTTGATCGATGATACAAGCAGTGATGTTTTAGATGAGCTCTACAGAGTGACAAAGGaatatacacaaaataaaaaggaagcagagaaaataataaaaaacctcaTTAAAATAGTCCTCAAATTGGCAATTCTCTACAGGAACAACCAATTTAATCAGGATGAAATAGCATTGATGGAGAAGTTCAAGAAGAAGGTTCATCAGCTGGCTAAGACCGTGGTCAGTTTCCATCAAGTGGATTATACCTTTGACAGGAATTTTTTGTCCAAACTGTTAAATGATTGTAGAGAGCTTCTTCATGAAATCATTCAGCGTCACCTAACTGCAAAGTCACATGGACGTGTCAACAATGTGTTTGATCACTTCTCTGATTGTGAATTTTTGGCTGCCTTGTATAATCCCTTTGGACCTTATAAACTCCATTTGCAGAAACTTTGTGATGGTGTCAACAAAATGCTAGATGAGGGGAACATATAA